From Aedes albopictus strain Foshan chromosome 1, AalbF5, whole genome shotgun sequence, one genomic window encodes:
- the LOC115258177 gene encoding uncharacterized protein LOC115258177, with amino-acid sequence MNPVLRSVCAVVVLSAVVLGATSEDYQSQGLRAIVRVYDECSKAEVGFTPCLKKRAITFIDRLSRVDALTVGDMKIVRNERSLGLEGSKPMTEAELEQSLPRGLEARDEALTNILLEKIAGVFSSRTIQISLPKLSSDELGRGLEEGRGKMKKMMSMMMMGFMMKMAAMVPVAIAGLYLLAGKALIVSKIALLLAGIIGLKKLVASKQQSGGGGWSSGGSGHGGGWDRRSADVAAAAAAQNLAYNGYTKNQA; translated from the exons ATGAATCCAGTGTTACGATCAGTGTGCGCCGTTGTGGTGCTAAGTGCGGTGGTCCTCGGTGCCACCAGCGAAGATTACCAAAGCCAAGGATTACGTGCCATCGTGCGGGTTTACGACGAGTGCTCCAAGGCCGAGGTCGGGTTCACGCCGTGTCTCAAGAAGCGCGCCATCACTTTCATCGATCGGCTCAGCCGGGTTGATGCGCTGACCGTTGGAGACATGAAGATCGTCCGGAACGAGCGGTCCCTCGGCCTGGAGGGCAGCAAACCCATGACCGAGGCCGAGCTGGAGCAAAGTCTGCCGCGGGGACTGGAAGCACGGGATGAGGCACTAACCAACATCCTGTTGGAGAAGATTGCCGGAGTGTTCAGCAGCCGGACGATTCAGATTAGTCTGCCCAAGCTGTCGAGCGACGAACTGGGCCGCGGGCTGGAAGAAG GTCGTGGCAAAATGAAGAAAATGATGAGCATGATGATGATGGGCTTCATGATGAAGATGGCCGCCATGGTGCCAGTTGCGATTGCCGGTCTGTACCTCCTCGCCGGTAAGGCTCTGATCGTATCGAAGATTGCCCTCTTGCTGGCCGGTATCATCGGACTGAAGAAGCTGGTCGCCAGCAAGCAGCAGAGCGGAGGCGGTGGCTGGTCCAGCGGTGGCTCCGGACACGGTGGCGGCTGGGACCGACGATCCGCCGATGTGGCTGCTGCCGCTGCCGCCCAGAACCTGGCCTACAACGGCTACACCAAGAACCAGGCGTAA